The Amycolatopsis sp. DG1A-15b genome window below encodes:
- a CDS encoding VOC family protein gives MDMKLEVVVLPVADVDRTKHFYKTLGWREDADIVFGESRIVQLTPPGSATSVHFGTGITDAAPGSVRNTYLVVDDVEAARAELAGHGADVSEVFHRDDTGAFAPGVHPDRGTYSSFASFSDPDGNTWLLQEVTDRLPGRVAGVAFGSTQKLEAALREAAAAHGEHEKETGQYDEEWPTWYAQYMAQHQDA, from the coding sequence ATGGACATGAAGCTCGAAGTCGTGGTCTTGCCGGTCGCCGACGTCGACCGGACCAAGCACTTCTACAAGACACTCGGCTGGCGCGAAGACGCCGACATCGTCTTCGGCGAATCGCGAATCGTGCAGCTGACCCCGCCGGGATCGGCGACGTCCGTCCACTTCGGCACCGGCATCACCGACGCCGCCCCCGGCTCGGTGCGCAACACCTACCTCGTCGTCGACGACGTCGAGGCCGCCCGGGCCGAGCTCGCCGGGCACGGCGCCGACGTCAGCGAGGTCTTTCACCGCGACGACACCGGCGCCTTCGCCCCGGGCGTGCACCCCGACCGCGGCACCTACTCCTCGTTCGCGTCGTTCAGCGACCCGGACGGCAACACCTGGCTGCTGCAGGAGGTCACCGACCGGCTGCCCGGCCGGGTCGCCGGCGTGGCGTTCGGCTCGACGCAGAAGCTCGAAGCCGCGCTGCGCGAGGCCGCGGCCGCGCACGGCGAGCACGAGAAAGAAACCGGCCAGTACGACGAGGAATGGCCCACCTGGTACGCCCAGTACATGGCGCAGCACCAGGACGCCTGA
- a CDS encoding nuclear transport factor 2 family protein — translation MGLTDDTAPAAVVRRQYLASAAGDLAALRETLAPDVEWTEMAGFPLAGTYRTPEGVTSGVMEKLAQDWDGWAAHDDTYVVDGENVVVLARYTATHQATGKPLNVRVAHHFTVRGGLIVRFEQFTDTALVRDAATA, via the coding sequence ATGGGGCTGACCGACGACACCGCGCCCGCCGCCGTCGTCCGGCGTCAATACCTCGCCTCGGCCGCGGGCGATCTCGCCGCCCTGCGCGAGACGCTGGCCCCGGACGTCGAGTGGACGGAGATGGCCGGGTTCCCGCTCGCCGGCACCTACCGCACCCCGGAGGGCGTCACGAGCGGGGTCATGGAGAAGCTCGCGCAGGACTGGGACGGCTGGGCGGCCCACGACGACACCTACGTCGTCGACGGCGAGAACGTCGTCGTGCTGGCCCGCTACACCGCGACGCACCAGGCGACCGGCAAACCGTTGAACGTCCGGGTGGCCCACCACTTCACGGTGCGCGGCGGGCTGATCGTCCGGTTCGAACAGTTCACCGACACCGCCCTGGTCCGCGACGCGGCCACCGCCTGA
- a CDS encoding DUF3592 domain-containing protein: MFGAFDLGLPGDPRPARRAGRRLWLLGVPTTLAWAAVGWSGALGLLDGFRLMSLNRVDAWGADAGPVVSLVLFFSVAITVASSLGFAMLWGDGLSLSRLGVGLRASSLAAALGVALGTGVAIPSWSPPESVGQRLPSQADGKSTPWSDVDWVVYYEPYLLPAVSALVALVVIVVLLRAFLAAAEADDRVESLRRGGRQVTGHVTHVEFTSVWIMGHPRFVVHVRFPTESGERTVVTTMVTPLFQAPARGSTVLVRYDPRDPDEVLVEPDPAAAFPGPPFDWGVSDE, from the coding sequence GTGTTCGGAGCATTCGACCTCGGCCTGCCGGGCGATCCGCGGCCGGCCCGCCGGGCGGGACGGCGGCTGTGGCTGCTCGGCGTGCCCACGACGCTCGCCTGGGCGGCGGTGGGCTGGTCCGGGGCGCTCGGGCTGCTGGACGGTTTCCGGCTGATGTCACTGAACCGCGTCGACGCGTGGGGGGCCGACGCGGGCCCGGTGGTTTCACTCGTGCTGTTCTTCAGCGTCGCCATCACGGTCGCGTCGTCACTCGGCTTCGCGATGCTGTGGGGCGACGGCCTGTCGTTGTCCCGGCTGGGCGTCGGCCTCCGGGCGAGCTCGCTGGCCGCGGCTCTGGGCGTGGCGCTGGGCACCGGCGTGGCGATCCCGTCGTGGAGCCCGCCGGAGTCGGTGGGGCAGCGGCTGCCGTCCCAGGCCGACGGCAAGTCCACACCGTGGTCCGATGTGGACTGGGTCGTCTACTACGAGCCGTACCTGCTGCCCGCGGTGTCCGCGCTGGTGGCCCTGGTCGTGATCGTGGTGCTGCTGCGGGCCTTCCTCGCCGCGGCGGAGGCGGACGACCGCGTGGAGAGCCTCCGCCGCGGCGGCCGCCAGGTGACCGGCCACGTGACGCACGTGGAGTTCACGAGCGTCTGGATCATGGGGCACCCGCGGTTCGTCGTCCACGTCCGGTTCCCCACGGAGTCGGGGGAGCGCACGGTGGTGACGACCATGGTCACGCCGCTGTTCCAGGCCCCGGCCCGCGGCTCGACGGTGCTGGTCCGCTACGACCCCCGGGACCCGGACGAGGTACTGGTGGAACCGGATCCGGCTGCGGCGTTCCCGGGCCCGCCGTTCGATTGGGGCGTGTCCGACGAATAG
- a CDS encoding LuxR family transcriptional regulator: protein MSGREPELVGRGEELAALDGVLAAARAGRSRVLLLRGEAGIGKTALLDHVAARATGCRVARTAGVESEQELPYAGLQRLCVPFLGRLEHLPAPQLAALGTAFGLTAGDPPDRFLVGLAVLTLLGEVAEDRPLVCLVDDAQWLDRVSAQVVAFVARRLLAEPIALVVAVREPAEQLDLAGMPALAVRGLEGAAAGALLDSVLKGPLDGRVRDRIIAETHGNPLALVELPRFWTAAEHTDGLFRPDGDALADRLERCFLQQLAPLPASTRKLLLAAAAEPLGDATLLWRAAGELGLGADPATAAESTGLIEFGPRIRFRHPLVRSAVYRSASAGERQEVHRALAAVTDPALDPDRRAWHRAQASVAPDEDVAAELERSAGRAQARGGLGAAAALLDQAATLTPDPVLRARRELAAARAKRGAGALEAALGLLGAAEAGPPDSARDAEVERLRGQIAFDQRRGGDAAELLLRAAGRLDGDRARETYLEALGAAVWAGSGIEAAKQARAAPAAKAPPTVVDLVLDALATRLTDGYAAAAPLMNKAIDAVRTLDTAGENTGRLLWLLGNRAGGTLATEVLDYAAGRAFAERQVRLARDSGALVQLQFALNFLANHELLAGNLSAAQALVDEDRLLAEVTGGRPVGYSAILLAALRGRDASAEITAAASAAAERGQGRVVRFADYAQAVLANGLGRHEAARDAAYRVFEHDAVGHQALATAELAEAASRTGDSGLVTAALDRMSERATATPTVWNRALEARLRALAGITPGECYAESIALLAGTPLRVELARAHLVFGEWLRREGRRVDAREHLRTAHVMTSEMGLDAFADRARRELLATGETVRKRTAETATEELTPQEFQIARLAREGLSNPEIGTRLFLSPRTVEWHLRKVFGKLAISSRRQLRDAVFDGAAAPLDLVDR from the coding sequence ATGTCTGGTCGGGAGCCGGAGCTGGTCGGTCGGGGCGAGGAACTCGCCGCGCTCGACGGCGTGCTCGCTGCCGCACGGGCGGGCCGCAGCCGGGTTCTCCTGCTGCGCGGCGAGGCGGGGATCGGCAAGACCGCTTTGCTGGACCACGTCGCGGCGCGGGCGACCGGCTGCCGGGTGGCGCGGACGGCCGGTGTCGAGTCGGAGCAGGAGTTGCCCTACGCCGGCCTGCAGCGGCTTTGCGTCCCGTTCCTCGGCCGGCTCGAGCACTTGCCCGCGCCGCAGCTGGCCGCGCTCGGCACGGCCTTCGGCTTGACCGCGGGCGACCCGCCGGACCGGTTCCTGGTCGGCCTCGCGGTGCTGACCTTGCTCGGGGAAGTCGCCGAGGACCGCCCCCTGGTGTGCTTGGTCGATGACGCGCAATGGTTGGATCGGGTGTCCGCGCAGGTCGTCGCGTTCGTCGCGCGGCGGCTGCTGGCCGAGCCGATCGCGCTGGTCGTCGCCGTGCGCGAGCCCGCAGAGCAGCTCGATCTGGCCGGGATGCCGGCGCTGGCCGTCCGCGGCCTCGAGGGTGCGGCGGCCGGCGCTCTGCTGGACTCGGTGCTCAAAGGTCCGCTGGACGGCCGGGTGCGCGACCGGATCATCGCCGAAACGCACGGCAACCCGCTCGCGCTGGTGGAGCTGCCCCGGTTCTGGACCGCGGCCGAGCACACCGACGGGCTGTTCCGGCCGGATGGTGATGCGCTGGCCGACCGGCTCGAGCGCTGCTTCCTGCAGCAGCTCGCACCACTGCCGGCCAGCACCAGGAAGCTGCTGCTGGCCGCGGCGGCCGAGCCGCTGGGAGACGCCACGTTGCTCTGGCGTGCGGCCGGTGAGCTCGGCTTGGGCGCGGACCCGGCTACCGCCGCCGAGTCGACCGGGCTGATCGAGTTCGGGCCGCGGATCCGGTTCCGGCATCCGCTGGTGCGCTCGGCTGTCTACCGGTCCGCCTCGGCCGGTGAGCGGCAGGAAGTGCACCGGGCGCTCGCGGCGGTCACCGACCCGGCCCTCGATCCGGATCGGCGGGCGTGGCATCGCGCGCAGGCGAGCGTCGCCCCGGACGAAGACGTCGCGGCCGAGCTGGAGCGGTCGGCCGGTCGTGCTCAGGCGCGCGGGGGGCTCGGCGCCGCGGCGGCGCTGCTGGATCAGGCTGCCACGCTCACCCCCGATCCGGTGCTGCGGGCACGACGGGAGCTCGCGGCCGCCCGGGCGAAACGCGGCGCGGGCGCGCTCGAAGCGGCGTTGGGCTTGCTGGGAGCGGCCGAAGCCGGGCCACCGGACTCCGCGCGGGACGCCGAGGTCGAACGGCTGCGCGGGCAGATCGCGTTCGACCAGCGCAGGGGTGGCGACGCAGCGGAGTTGCTCCTGCGCGCCGCCGGACGGCTCGACGGTGACCGGGCTCGCGAAACGTACCTGGAAGCGCTCGGCGCTGCGGTCTGGGCGGGATCCGGGATCGAAGCCGCGAAGCAGGCGCGTGCGGCCCCTGCGGCCAAAGCCCCACCAACCGTCGTCGACCTCGTGCTCGACGCGCTCGCCACCCGCCTCACCGACGGCTACGCTGCCGCGGCCCCGCTGATGAACAAGGCAATCGACGCCGTCCGGACACTGGACACCGCCGGCGAGAACACCGGACGCCTGCTGTGGCTGCTGGGCAACCGCGCCGGCGGCACTCTGGCGACCGAGGTGCTCGACTACGCCGCCGGGCGTGCGTTCGCCGAGCGTCAGGTCCGGCTGGCGCGCGACAGCGGCGCGCTCGTCCAGCTGCAGTTCGCCCTCAACTTCCTCGCCAACCACGAGCTGCTGGCGGGAAATTTGTCCGCGGCACAGGCACTCGTCGACGAGGACCGCCTGCTCGCCGAGGTCACCGGGGGCCGTCCAGTCGGGTACAGCGCGATCCTGCTCGCCGCCTTGCGCGGCCGGGACGCTTCCGCGGAGATCACGGCCGCTGCCTCGGCCGCGGCCGAGCGGGGCCAGGGTCGGGTCGTGCGGTTCGCCGACTACGCGCAGGCCGTGCTCGCCAACGGTCTCGGCCGCCATGAAGCCGCCCGGGACGCGGCCTACCGGGTGTTCGAGCACGACGCGGTCGGCCACCAGGCCCTGGCGACGGCCGAGCTGGCGGAGGCCGCCTCGCGCACCGGCGACAGCGGCCTCGTCACCGCGGCGCTGGACCGGATGTCCGAACGGGCCACCGCCACCCCGACGGTGTGGAACCGCGCCCTCGAAGCCCGCCTGCGGGCGCTGGCGGGCATCACGCCCGGCGAGTGCTACGCCGAATCGATCGCGCTGCTCGCCGGCACTCCGTTGCGGGTCGAGCTGGCTCGCGCCCACCTGGTGTTCGGCGAGTGGCTCCGGCGCGAGGGACGCCGAGTCGACGCCCGCGAGCACCTGCGCACCGCACACGTCATGACCTCGGAGATGGGCCTGGACGCCTTCGCCGACCGCGCGCGCCGCGAGCTGCTGGCCACCGGCGAGACGGTTCGCAAACGCACCGCCGAGACAGCCACCGAGGAGCTGACCCCGCAGGAGTTCCAGATCGCCCGGCTCGCACGCGAAGGACTGTCCAATCCCGAGATCGGCACGCGGCTCTTCCTCAGCCCGCGCACCGTGGAATGGCACCTGCGCAAGGTTTTCGGCAAGCTCGCGATCAGTTCGCGGCGTCAACTGCGCGACGCTGTCTTCGACGGGGCAGCGGCGCCGCTCGACCTGGTCGATCGGTAA